The following coding sequences lie in one Saccopteryx bilineata isolate mSacBil1 chromosome 5, mSacBil1_pri_phased_curated, whole genome shotgun sequence genomic window:
- the NGEF gene encoding ephexin-1 isoform X4, with product MIHPIPTDSWRNLIEQIGLLYQEYRDKSTLQEIETRRQQDAEIQDGDRGSPGGEEMPEEEEEEEEELEEPASPPERKALPQICLLSNPHSRFNLWQDLPEIQSSGVLDILQPEEVRLQEAMFELVTSEASYYKSLSLLVSHFMENERLKKILHPSEAHILFSNVLDVMAASERFLLELERRMEENIVISDVCDIVHRYAADHFSVYITYVSNQTYQERTYKQLLQEKAAFRELIAQLELDPKCRGLPLSSFLILPFQRITRLKLLVQNILKRVEERSERECTALNAHKELELVVKACNEGVRKMSRTEQMISIQKKLEFKIKSVPIISHSRWLLKQGELQQMSGPKTSRTLRTKKLFQEVYLFLFNDLLVICRQIPGDKYQVFDSAPRGLLRVEELEDQGQTLANVFILRLLENADDREATYMLKASSQSEMKRWMTSLAPNRRTKFVSFTSRLLDCPQVQCVHPYVGQQPDELTLELADILNILDKTEDGWIFGERLHDQERGWFPSNMTEEILNPKIRSQNLKECFRVHKMDDPQRSQNKDRRKLGSRNRQ from the exons GGCTCCTGTATCAGGAATACCGAGATAAATCAACTCTCCAGGAAATTGAAACCAGGAGGCAACAGGATGCAGAAATACAAGACGGTGACCGCGGCTCCCCAGGCGGCGAGGAGAtgccagaggaagaggaggaggaggaagaggagctggAGGAGCCCGCAAGCCCACCTGAGAGGAAGGCTCTGCCCCAGATCTGCCTGCTCAGCAACCCGCACTCGAGGTTCAACCTCTGGCAGGACCTCCCGGAGATCCAGAGCAGCGGGGTGCTGGACATCCTCCAGCCCGAGGAGGTCAGGCTGCAGGAG GCCATGTTCGAGCTGGTCACTTCCGAGGCCTCCTACTACAAAAGCCTGAGCCTGCTGGTGTCCCACTTCATGGAGAACGAGCGGCTGAAGAAGATCCTGCACCCGTCCGAGGCACACATCCTGTTCTCCAACGTCCTGGATGTCATGGCCGCCAGCGAACG GTTCCTCCTGGAGCTGGAGCGCCGGATGGAGGAGAACATCGTCATCTCGGATGTATGTGACATCGTGCACCGCTACGCCGCTGACCACTTCTCCGTCTACATCACCTACGTCAGCAACCAGACCTACCAGGAGCGGACCTACAAGCAGCTGCT CCAGGAGAAGGCGGCCTTTCGGGAGCTGATCGCACAACTAGAGCTGGACCCCAAGTGCCGGGGActgcccctctcctccttcctcatccTGCCTTTCCAGAGGATCACGCGCCTCAAACTGCTGGTCCAG AACATCCTgaagagggtggaggagaggtcTGAGCGTGAATGCACTGCCTTGAACGCCCACAAAGAACTGGAACTG GTGGTGAAAGCTTGCAACGAGGGTGTCAGGAAGATGAGCCGCACCGAGCAGATGATCAGCATTCAGAAGAAGCTTGAGTTTAAGATCAAG TCAGTGCCCATCATCTCCCACTCCCGCTGGCTGCTGAAGCAGGGCGAGCTGCAGCAGATGTCCGGCCCCAAGACGTCCCGGACGCTGCGGACCAAGAAGCTCTTCCAGGAGGTTTACCTCTTCCTCTTCAACGACCTGCTGGTGATCTGCCGCCAGATCCCTGG AGACAAGTACCAGGTGTTTGACTCGGCCCCGCGGGGCCTGCTCCGCGTGGAGGAGCTGGAGGACCAGGGCCAGACGCTGGCCAACGTGTTCATCCTGCGGCTGCTGGAGAACGCCGACGACCGCGAGGCCACCTACATGCTGAAGGCGTCCTCTCA GAGTGAGATGAAGCGTTGGATGACCTCGCTGGCCCCCAACCGGAGAACCAAGTTTGTTTCCTTCACGTCCCGGCTGCTGG ACTGCCCCCAGGTGCAGTGCGTGCACCCGTACGTGGGCCAGCAGCCAGACGAGCTGACGCTGGAGCTGGCGGACATCCTCAACATCCTGGACAAGACGGAAGACG GGTGGATCTTTGGCGAGCGGCTGCATGACCAGGAGAGAGGCTGGTTCCCCAGCAACATGACCGAGGAGATCTTGAACCCCAAGATCCGGTCCCAGAACCTCAAGGAATGCTTCCGTGTGCACAAGATGGATGACCCTCAGCGCAGTCAGAATAAAGACCGCAGGAAGCTGGGCAGCAGAAATCGGCAATGA
- the SNORC gene encoding protein SNORC isoform X1 gives MALCLALRMALLLLSGVLAPAVLTAEGPQEPAPTLWNEPADLPSGEGPVESTSPAREPAATGPPAPTAPPSPEDSTARERLDQGSGSLGPGAIAAIVIAALLATCVVLALVVVALRKFSAS, from the exons ATGGCACTCTGTCTGGCCCTGCGCATGGCGCTGCTGCTCCTTTCCGGGGTTCTGGCCCCTGCGGTGCTCACAG CCGAGGGCCCGCAGGAGCCCGCGCCCACCCTGTGGAACGAGCCCGCCGACCTGCCCTCGGGAGAAGGCCCCGTGGAGAGCACCAGCCCAGCCCGGGAGCCGGCGGCCACCGGTCCCCCGGCCCCCACCGCCCCGCCGAGCCCGGAGGACAGCACCGCGCGGGAGCGCCTGGACCAGGGCAGCG GCTCCCTGGGGCCCGGCGCCATCGCGGCCATCGTCATCGCTGCCCTGCTTGCCACCTGCGTGGTGCTGGCGCTCGTGGTCGTCGCGCTGAGAAAGTTTTCCGCGTCTTGA
- the SNORC gene encoding protein SNORC isoform X2, which produces MAEGPQEPAPTLWNEPADLPSGEGPVESTSPAREPAATGPPAPTAPPSPEDSTARERLDQGSGSLGPGAIAAIVIAALLATCVVLALVVVALRKFSAS; this is translated from the exons CCGAGGGCCCGCAGGAGCCCGCGCCCACCCTGTGGAACGAGCCCGCCGACCTGCCCTCGGGAGAAGGCCCCGTGGAGAGCACCAGCCCAGCCCGGGAGCCGGCGGCCACCGGTCCCCCGGCCCCCACCGCCCCGCCGAGCCCGGAGGACAGCACCGCGCGGGAGCGCCTGGACCAGGGCAGCG GCTCCCTGGGGCCCGGCGCCATCGCGGCCATCGTCATCGCTGCCCTGCTTGCCACCTGCGTGGTGCTGGCGCTCGTGGTCGTCGCGCTGAGAAAGTTTTCCGCGTCTTGA